A section of the Methanofollis sp. UBA420 genome encodes:
- the speD gene encoding S-adenosylmethionine decarboxylase yields MLTLNETTNYWDTLSDDEIIKKFNAQGSWGLYTSVDLKNCNPATIRDADKIKQFIVELCDLIDMKRFGEPTVVHFGPCEKVAGYSMMQLIETSLVSGHFANETNAAYLDIFSCKEYGPKKMGEFCKAFFGAESMTTHVLFRD; encoded by the coding sequence ATGCTCACCCTGAACGAGACCACGAACTACTGGGATACTCTCTCAGACGACGAGATCATCAAGAAGTTTAACGCTCAGGGATCCTGGGGTCTGTACACGAGTGTCGACCTGAAGAACTGCAACCCGGCCACCATCAGAGACGCCGACAAGATCAAGCAGTTCATCGTAGAACTCTGCGACCTCATCGACATGAAGCGTTTCGGCGAACCGACCGTCGTTCACTTCGGCCCGTGTGAGAAGGTCGCCGGCTATTCTATGATGCAGCTCATCGAGACCTCCCTTGTCTCCGGTCACTTTGCCAACGAGACCAACGCTGCCTATCTCGATATCTTCTCCTGCAAGGAATACGGCCCCAAGAAGATGGGCGAGTTCTGCAAGGCGTTCTTCGGCGCGGAGTCGATGACCACCCACGTGCTCTTCAGAGACTGA
- a CDS encoding M1 family metallopeptidase — MTRIFTYYPEDFGELPVEVVHMDLTFSVCDDVTDVSSRLHVRVRDRPVNRLELNVRDLEVVAASCEEAAAGITYDRDRHFLVFSFDAPVGPGTDLHLLTRTRCRPSRTLLEGLYYDETPAGAPPTQITQCQQWGFQRLVPCFDDMTAKCTYTTTIIADERYTNIISNGDVLSGRKPMGDGRSVITYDNTTTPMAPYLFFLGVGTYATFSREFEYPDGRTFALELLAPPGSDPAVARASLEALADGVLWVYLFTGPDQYGHTDLRADLWALCHERDRAKEDGDAGRVSALRADLARKVRKINPGYAYTGTVYREIGMQNSDYGGMENVGNTTITANRIMPYRRMTDRAYEYMIRVKVHEYYHNLNGSEVTGKSPFELWLNEAVTVHVENAHFAFLFGEDYARLQSVVDLVDPETGTFALDAGAASMPIEPDGFNDPNELINGVTYVKAPEFVRMIETVMGREAFARGLDLYHRRFAHGNASRQDWLDAMEEVAGRSFARMAHLWLKQTGYPTVRMVHSYDPTSRTCTLTLDQETPAGMEPWEFPCAIALMDREGREVAGATHQVTGRHEEVVFTGVERPAFVAANRGYSFYGKLIDDATPEERHLRARHDPDMIGRFCAFQNLAEAEMIRLLDDPDAVPSPAFSDLYADLLSDDALMAAVGGDFLTIFESVDDPRYAHRYTALHEARDRLQRDIASRYEEALRLLYLRYAAAPADRSPAAIKARQVKNVVLGLLASLDTPAVHALIREQFERASCTTDRLAAFAAYMDSSAPDRMAVLDIFEEESRADLVSWEMFLAVVAGVTAPDCIDLVRRVEASPSFRIEQSNDQRALYGRFVRNRMVSLETPAGREYLARVLGRLAGINEYNTVSALDVFGALDRMGEEHQAPLVAVLLGVMRSVDPAVRPSVYNTVRRLLDGAPRAVARYVAAFGSAPELDALPHRQVANE, encoded by the coding sequence ATGACGCGTATTTTTACCTATTATCCTGAAGATTTCGGGGAACTGCCTGTCGAGGTCGTCCACATGGACCTCACCTTCTCTGTCTGTGACGATGTCACCGACGTCTCTTCGCGCCTGCATGTCCGGGTGCGCGACCGGCCGGTCAACCGTCTTGAACTGAATGTCCGCGACCTCGAAGTCGTGGCCGCCTCATGCGAGGAGGCCGCGGCCGGTATCACCTATGACCGGGACCGTCACTTCCTCGTCTTCTCCTTCGACGCCCCGGTCGGACCGGGCACCGACCTCCATCTCCTCACCAGGACACGCTGCAGGCCGTCACGGACGCTGCTTGAAGGCCTGTACTACGACGAGACTCCGGCAGGGGCGCCGCCGACCCAGATCACCCAGTGCCAGCAATGGGGTTTTCAGAGACTTGTCCCATGCTTCGACGACATGACGGCGAAGTGCACCTATACGACGACGATCATCGCCGACGAGCGCTACACAAATATCATCTCCAACGGGGACGTCCTATCCGGGAGGAAGCCGATGGGCGATGGCAGGAGCGTCATCACCTACGACAACACGACGACACCGATGGCGCCGTACCTCTTCTTCCTCGGTGTGGGGACGTACGCCACCTTTTCCCGCGAGTTCGAGTACCCGGACGGCCGGACCTTCGCCCTCGAACTGCTTGCACCGCCTGGCTCTGACCCGGCGGTCGCCAGGGCTTCCCTGGAGGCGCTTGCCGACGGCGTTCTCTGGGTCTATCTCTTCACCGGCCCCGACCAATACGGCCACACCGATCTCCGTGCCGATCTCTGGGCCCTCTGCCACGAACGCGACAGGGCGAAAGAGGACGGGGACGCCGGGCGGGTCTCGGCCCTCCGTGCCGACCTCGCCCGCAAGGTCCGGAAGATCAATCCGGGCTATGCCTACACCGGCACGGTCTACCGCGAGATCGGGATGCAGAACTCGGACTATGGCGGCATGGAGAATGTCGGCAACACCACGATCACGGCCAACAGGATCATGCCGTACAGGCGGATGACCGACCGGGCCTATGAGTACATGATCCGGGTGAAGGTCCACGAGTACTACCACAACCTGAACGGTTCCGAGGTCACCGGAAAGAGCCCCTTCGAACTCTGGCTCAACGAGGCGGTGACAGTCCACGTGGAGAACGCGCACTTCGCCTTCCTCTTCGGCGAAGACTATGCCCGTCTCCAGAGTGTCGTCGACCTCGTCGACCCGGAGACCGGGACTTTCGCCCTCGACGCCGGCGCGGCCTCCATGCCGATCGAGCCTGACGGGTTCAACGACCCGAACGAACTGATCAACGGCGTCACCTATGTCAAGGCCCCCGAGTTCGTCAGGATGATCGAGACTGTCATGGGGAGGGAGGCCTTTGCCCGGGGCCTCGACCTCTATCACCGGCGGTTTGCCCATGGCAACGCGTCGAGGCAGGACTGGCTTGATGCGATGGAGGAGGTGGCAGGAAGGAGTTTTGCACGCATGGCGCATCTCTGGCTGAAGCAGACAGGGTACCCGACGGTGCGGATGGTGCACTCCTATGACCCCACGTCTCGCACCTGCACCCTCACCCTCGATCAGGAGACACCCGCGGGTATGGAGCCCTGGGAGTTCCCCTGTGCGATCGCCCTGATGGACAGGGAGGGCCGCGAGGTCGCGGGGGCGACCCACCAGGTCACCGGACGCCACGAGGAGGTCGTCTTTACCGGCGTGGAAAGGCCGGCCTTTGTCGCGGCAAACCGCGGCTATTCATTCTACGGGAAACTGATTGACGATGCAACGCCGGAAGAACGTCATCTCCGGGCGCGGCACGACCCCGATATGATTGGAAGGTTCTGCGCTTTCCAGAACCTTGCAGAGGCCGAGATGATCAGACTCCTTGACGATCCCGATGCAGTCCCATCGCCTGCTTTCTCTGACCTCTATGCCGACCTCCTCTCCGATGACGCCCTGATGGCCGCGGTCGGCGGGGATTTTCTGACCATCTTCGAGTCGGTCGACGACCCCCGCTATGCCCACCGCTACACCGCACTGCACGAAGCACGGGACCGCCTCCAGAGGGACATCGCCTCCCGGTATGAAGAGGCCCTCCGTCTCCTGTACCTCCGGTACGCCGCGGCGCCTGCCGACCGGAGTCCGGCCGCGATCAAGGCGCGGCAGGTGAAGAATGTGGTCCTCGGCCTCCTCGCCTCCCTCGACACGCCCGCGGTGCACGCCCTGATCAGGGAGCAGTTTGAGAGGGCCTCCTGCACCACCGACCGTCTTGCTGCCTTTGCAGCCTATATGGACTCGTCGGCGCCCGACCGCATGGCCGTGCTCGATATCTTCGAGGAAGAATCCCGGGCCGACCTGGTCTCCTGGGAAATGTTCCTTGCCGTCGTCGCCGGCGTCACGGCGCCCGACTGTATCGACCTTGTGCGGCGGGTAGAGGCGTCGCCGTCCTTCAGGATCGAGCAGAGCAATGACCAGAGGGCGCTCTACGGGAGGTTCGTCCGCAACAGGATGGTCTCCCTGGAGACCCCGGCCGGGAGGGAGTATCTTGCCCGGGTGCTTGGACGTCTTGCCGGGATCAACGAGTACAACACGGTCAGCGCCCTGGATGTCTTCGGCGCCCTTGACAGGATGGGAGAGGAGCATCAGGCCCCCCTTGTCGCCGTCCTTCTCGGGGTCATGCGTTCGGTCGATCCTGCCGTCCGCCCGAGTGTCTATAACACCGTCCGCCGTCTTCTTGACGGTGCGCCGCGGGCCGTGGCGCGGTATGTGGCCGCGTTCGGTTCCGCCCCCGAACTGGATGCCTTGCCGCACCGGCAGGTGGCAAATGAATGA
- a CDS encoding roadblock/LC7 domain-containing protein, whose translation MTNNLPEGTSLGTMQAPLSWVYSHTVRFLGAVKVAVRDGRGFVLIRRGEAVAYFFRYGGITLRGNAAREYLSSMEVLELTLCKYDDEEFAAAVAWCQAEDVPVHNEEKENISAGLSRSEAAGVPVSSPLPREEDGVRLVARCTEEEMTVLAGSCPEGLACADIAASLWESDSLLGSLGAGSLSYFILETPVGRLCTVPHGDSILCVLTDRGVPLGKVRSLVQGLLSEQ comes from the coding sequence ATGACCAACAATCTGCCTGAAGGAACCAGCCTTGGAACGATGCAAGCCCCCCTGTCCTGGGTTTACTCCCATACGGTGCGTTTTCTCGGGGCGGTGAAGGTCGCCGTCAGGGACGGCAGGGGTTTTGTCCTGATCAGGAGGGGTGAGGCGGTCGCGTACTTCTTCAGATACGGTGGTATCACACTGAGAGGGAATGCGGCGCGTGAATACCTCTCCTCCATGGAGGTCCTCGAACTGACTCTCTGCAAGTACGACGACGAGGAGTTCGCCGCCGCCGTCGCCTGGTGTCAGGCAGAGGACGTGCCCGTCCACAACGAAGAGAAAGAGAATATTTCCGCTGGCCTTTCCCGGAGCGAGGCGGCCGGAGTGCCGGTTTCCTCCCCCCTCCCCCGGGAGGAGGACGGCGTCCGCCTGGTGGCACGGTGTACCGAGGAGGAGATGACCGTTCTTGCGGGGTCCTGCCCTGAAGGGCTTGCATGTGCCGATATTGCAGCCTCCCTCTGGGAGTCCGATTCCCTCCTCGGTTCCCTGGGCGCGGGGAGTCTCTCGTACTTCATCCTTGAGACGCCTGTCGGCCGTCTCTGTACTGTGCCTCATGGCGACAGTATCCTCTGCGTCCTGACAGATCGGGGAGTTCCCCTCGGCAAAGTCAGGTCCCTGGTGCAGGGCCTGCTGTCGGAACAGTAA
- a CDS encoding roadblock/LC7 domain-containing protein, translated as MRDVWERLSAGIGADGYEDAMLEADGGNILATPLGNGPVLMVLLEPGANAGRVRYEMKKNRDLIESVL; from the coding sequence GTGCGGGACGTCTGGGAACGTCTCTCCGCGGGGATCGGTGCCGACGGCTACGAGGACGCAATGCTCGAAGCGGACGGGGGGAACATCCTTGCCACGCCTCTCGGGAACGGCCCTGTGCTGATGGTGCTCCTTGAGCCCGGTGCGAATGCCGGGCGTGTCAGGTATGAGATGAAGAAGAACCGCGACCTTATCGAATCTGTGCTATGA
- a CDS encoding HAMP domain-containing protein, whose amino-acid sequence MEGSIKSGTTGRSITLQIPIFYKLFVSMLFVAVLPIALIGLISMGDTEGIVAAIGLPATVFLLTLVTLGLVVMWSFFLATSITSPITQLSEVARSVSMGDLRNSEVKIMTNDEIGELATSFNRMLNSYKILDALSREDGK is encoded by the coding sequence ATGGAAGGTTCGATCAAGTCCGGCACGACGGGGCGGAGCATCACCCTCCAGATCCCGATCTTCTACAAACTCTTCGTGAGCATGCTCTTTGTGGCAGTGCTCCCGATCGCGCTCATCGGCCTCATTTCTATGGGCGACACCGAGGGTATCGTGGCAGCAATCGGCCTGCCTGCGACTGTCTTTCTCCTCACTCTCGTGACTCTCGGCCTTGTGGTGATGTGGAGTTTCTTCCTTGCAACAAGCATCACAAGTCCCATCACTCAGCTCTCCGAGGTGGCGAGGAGCGTCTCTATGGGCGACCTGCGGAACTCTGAGGTGAAGATCATGACCAACGACGAGATCGGCGAACTCGCCACCTCATTCAACAGGATGCTCAACTCGTACAAGATCCTTGACGCCCTCTCGCGTGAAGACGGCAAATGA
- a CDS encoding MMPL family transporter produces YTILIMERYYEEREKGRELYDAVQQSVSQIGTAITVSGMTTVFGFSALILSSFNIIQNFGVVTVITVGFSLIGAIIVMPAVLSLIGRSSRNPASKAENE; encoded by the coding sequence AGTACACCATCCTGATCATGGAGAGATACTATGAGGAAAGGGAGAAGGGGAGAGAACTCTATGATGCGGTCCAGCAGAGCGTCTCCCAGATAGGGACGGCGATCACCGTCTCAGGCATGACCACGGTCTTCGGCTTCTCGGCGCTCATCCTCTCCAGCTTTAACATCATCCAGAACTTCGGCGTGGTCACCGTGATCACGGTGGGTTTCTCCCTGATTGGTGCGATCATCGTGATGCCTGCCGTGCTCTCCCTGATAGGGCGTTCGTCCCGTAATCCTGCATCTAAGGCCGAGAATGAGTAA